One region of Aurantimonas sp. HBX-1 genomic DNA includes:
- a CDS encoding DUF6460 domain-containing protein, with protein sequence MSERVNNFLGGSPLGVALRLVLLSIAVGLILSWFSFSPWDVVEWFVDMFDWLWNSVFGSLDRAFHYFLLGAAIVIPLFIISRLFSMGSRR encoded by the coding sequence ATGTCGGAACGGGTCAACAATTTCCTCGGAGGATCGCCGCTGGGCGTCGCCCTGCGCCTGGTGCTGCTGTCCATCGCGGTCGGGCTGATCCTCTCTTGGTTCTCGTTCAGCCCCTGGGATGTCGTCGAGTGGTTCGTCGACATGTTCGACTGGCTGTGGAACAGCGTCTTCGGCTCGCTCGACCGCGCCTTCCACTATTTCCTGCTGGGGGCGGCGATCGTCATCCCGCTGTTCATCATCTCGCGGCTGTTCAGCATGGGCAGCCGCCGCTGA
- a CDS encoding cisplatin damage response ATP-dependent DNA ligase produces the protein MQQFAELLDRLVLTPARNGKLRLLRDFFAAAPDPERGYALAAITGGLDIRSVKPAMLRGLIAERMDEVLFGYSYDYVGDLAETIALVWPAPHDGVRAATQPPTLSEVVGALDAATRQQGPLLVAEWLDRLDSSGRYALLKLVTGAMRIGVSSRLAKQALADFGGQDIAAIEELWHGLEPPYEPLFAWLEGRTEKPESAAASPFRPVMLSHPLEAPDYARIEPDAYAAEWKWDGIRVQATVERGVRRLYSRTGDDISGAFPDLVDFMTYDGSLDGELLVARPAPGKSGRPQVDAHPGTPRDDIVVGTFSDLQQRLNRKAVSAAVLKRYPVFLRVYDLLQDGAEDLRGLAFAERRQRLERFLAGLDPSRFDLSPLVPFARFEDLGPLRAEPPHPVIEGLMLKRWDSPYVPGRPKGPWFKWKKDPRLIDAVLMYAQRGHGKRSSYYSDYTFGVWTGPEDELELVPVGKAYFGFTDEELKQLDKYVRDNTVERFGPVRSVRAEPDHGLVIEVAFEGLARSTRHKSGVAMRFPRVSRLRWDKPAFEADRLETLQAMLPE, from the coding sequence ATGCAGCAATTCGCCGAACTCCTCGACCGACTGGTGCTGACCCCCGCGCGCAACGGCAAGCTGCGGCTCCTGCGGGATTTCTTCGCCGCCGCGCCCGACCCCGAGCGGGGCTACGCGCTCGCCGCCATCACCGGCGGGCTCGACATCCGCTCCGTCAAGCCGGCGATGCTGCGCGGGCTGATCGCCGAACGCATGGACGAGGTGCTGTTCGGCTATTCCTACGACTATGTCGGCGACCTCGCCGAGACGATCGCGCTGGTCTGGCCGGCGCCGCATGACGGCGTCCGCGCGGCCACGCAGCCGCCGACCCTTTCCGAGGTCGTGGGCGCGCTGGACGCCGCGACGCGCCAGCAGGGCCCGCTGCTGGTCGCCGAATGGCTGGACCGGCTGGATTCCTCCGGGCGCTACGCCCTCCTGAAGCTGGTGACCGGCGCCATGCGCATCGGCGTCTCGTCGCGGCTCGCCAAGCAGGCGCTGGCCGATTTCGGCGGCCAGGACATCGCGGCGATCGAGGAGCTCTGGCATGGGCTGGAGCCGCCCTACGAGCCGCTCTTTGCGTGGCTGGAAGGACGCACCGAAAAGCCCGAGTCGGCGGCGGCCTCGCCGTTCCGCCCGGTCATGCTGTCGCATCCGCTGGAGGCGCCGGACTATGCTAGGATCGAGCCCGACGCCTATGCGGCGGAATGGAAATGGGACGGCATCCGCGTCCAGGCGACCGTCGAGCGGGGCGTGCGGCGGCTCTATTCGCGCACCGGCGACGACATTTCCGGCGCCTTCCCTGATCTCGTCGACTTCATGACCTATGACGGCTCGCTCGACGGCGAGCTGCTCGTCGCCCGGCCGGCGCCCGGCAAGTCGGGCAGGCCGCAGGTCGACGCGCATCCCGGCACGCCGCGCGACGACATCGTCGTCGGCACGTTCTCCGACCTGCAGCAGCGGCTGAACCGCAAGGCGGTCTCCGCCGCGGTGCTGAAGCGCTATCCGGTGTTCCTGCGCGTCTACGACCTGCTGCAGGACGGCGCCGAGGATTTGCGGGGCCTCGCCTTTGCCGAGCGGCGGCAGCGCCTGGAGCGCTTCCTCGCCGGTCTCGACCCATCGCGGTTCGATCTCTCGCCGCTGGTGCCCTTCGCCCGCTTCGAGGACCTCGGGCCGCTGCGCGCCGAGCCGCCGCATCCGGTCATCGAGGGGCTGATGCTGAAGCGCTGGGACTCCCCCTACGTGCCCGGCCGGCCGAAGGGGCCCTGGTTCAAGTGGAAGAAGGATCCGCGCCTGATCGACGCGGTGCTGATGTACGCCCAGCGCGGCCACGGCAAGCGCTCGAGCTATTATTCCGACTACACGTTCGGGGTCTGGACCGGCCCCGAGGACGAGCTGGAGCTGGTGCCGGTCGGCAAGGCCTATTTTGGCTTCACCGACGAGGAGCTGAAGCAGCTCGACAAATATGTCCGCGACAACACGGTGGAGCGTTTCGGTCCGGTGCGCTCGGTCCGCGCCGAGCCCGACCACGGCCTGGTCATCGAGGTCGCCTTCGAAGGGCTGGCCCGCTCCACCCGCCACAAGTCCGGGGTCGCCATGCGCTTTCCGCGCGTCTCGCGGCTCCGCTGGGACAAGCCGGCCTTTGAGGCCGACCGGCTGGAAACCCTGCAGGCGATGCTGCCGGAATAG
- a CDS encoding exonuclease domain-containing protein, whose product MSDLFPPAPTTLSLFDERPRPLVRVIDTETAGQRLSEDAVIEIGSVDLDLATGEIGNPMRSFCDPAGAAINPHARKVHRITDAMLEGAPPFAEAVRPFAGAPFYAAQRAEFDRSRLRLTGRWLCTHKLALRAFPTLPAHGLQSLVKYVPLALAPVAPLLAGEHPHRALYDAACTAVLLGAIAARLMPRCADVADFLERAEKVSREPALLARFRFGRYKGVELARVPDAYLEWLLREPGMDADTLFTARHHLRSRGIRGTRVLPAAAAG is encoded by the coding sequence ATGTCCGACCTGTTCCCGCCCGCACCCACCACACTCTCGCTGTTCGACGAGCGGCCGCGGCCGCTCGTGCGGGTGATCGATACCGAGACCGCCGGCCAGAGACTGTCCGAGGATGCGGTGATCGAGATCGGCTCGGTGGACCTCGACCTCGCCACCGGCGAGATCGGCAACCCGATGCGCAGCTTCTGCGATCCCGCCGGGGCGGCGATCAACCCGCATGCCCGCAAGGTGCACCGCATCACCGACGCCATGCTCGAAGGCGCGCCGCCCTTCGCCGAGGCAGTCAGGCCCTTTGCCGGCGCGCCCTTCTATGCCGCCCAGCGGGCCGAGTTCGACCGCTCGCGGCTGCGGCTTACCGGGCGCTGGCTGTGCACCCACAAGCTGGCGCTGCGGGCGTTCCCGACGCTGCCGGCGCACGGGCTGCAGAGCCTGGTCAAATACGTGCCGCTGGCGCTCGCCCCGGTGGCGCCGCTGCTCGCCGGCGAGCATCCGCACCGGGCGCTCTACGACGCCGCCTGCACGGCGGTGCTCCTGGGGGCCATCGCCGCCAGGCTGATGCCGCGCTGCGCCGATGTCGCCGATTTCCTGGAGCGGGCCGAGAAGGTGTCGCGCGAGCCTGCCCTGCTCGCGCGGTTCCGCTTCGGGCGCTACAAGGGCGTCGAGCTGGCGCGCGTGCCGGACGCCTATCTCGAATGGCTGCTGCGCGAGCCCGGCATGGACGCCGACACGCTGTTCACCGCCCGTCATCATTTGCGCAGCCGCGGCATCCGCGGCACCCGCGTGCTGCCCGCCGCCGCGGCCGGGTGA
- a CDS encoding nucleoside-diphosphate sugar epimerase/dehydratase has translation MADILRGEACNCNPCHIIPRPKKRGAAKTLMSRIFSARMAAFLHDVLAGSAAITVGLALRLDPATFQEAISEYIAASLSFGVMVGVIGLLFGMNRGVWRYASLPDLVAIVKTATLSVGIFIVGFFLLRFMQIVPRSSMAITWAFLILFLSAPRVIYRLYRNQRDLRRSSKMSARPARRVFLLGATDEADAFVKALAERSRSTFVVEAIIDERGRRTGRFIRSVPIVAYDKLPEILKRLEDQGRRPNAIILARPRHEIEQHISISDLIAFGAENGLELLRLPDMLDMHDLDEIVAKPLQLEDLLQRRPIKLDSGLIETMIEGRKVLITGAGGSIGSELARQIAAFNPSMLVLLDASEFLLYSVDADVRTLFPNIPSRAVLCNVRESDALDRLMQELRPDVVFHAAALKHVPLVEAQPLEGVHTNTLGTRNVALAAIRANVSAVVQISTDKAVNPTSVMGASKRMAEMFCQAMDLNPEVGSTRFMTVRFGNVLGSAGSVVPLFEKQLKAGGPLTVTHPEIERYFMTIPEACVLVLQSAAYGLAHPKERGRIFVLDMGAPVKIIDLARNLIRLSGLRPDTDVKIVYTGLRQGEKMFEELFDREEAIVQVDADGILMAFPRAIDGGFVTRSFDEMQRLVDRQDCPGALRLLALAVPEYMPGREAEGAINSLPTDRPIQPTGMH, from the coding sequence GTGGCCGACATCCTGCGCGGCGAAGCTTGTAACTGTAATCCCTGCCATATTATACCCCGGCCGAAGAAACGGGGCGCAGCCAAGACATTGATGTCGAGAATTTTCTCTGCCCGCATGGCGGCCTTCCTGCACGACGTCCTGGCTGGTTCCGCGGCGATCACAGTGGGACTTGCGCTCCGCCTTGACCCCGCGACCTTTCAGGAAGCCATCAGCGAATACATCGCCGCCAGCCTGAGTTTCGGCGTGATGGTCGGCGTAATCGGCCTCCTATTCGGGATGAACCGGGGGGTCTGGCGATACGCCTCCCTGCCCGACCTGGTCGCCATCGTGAAGACCGCCACGCTGTCCGTCGGCATCTTCATCGTCGGCTTCTTTCTTCTGCGCTTCATGCAGATCGTCCCGCGATCGTCGATGGCGATCACCTGGGCCTTTCTGATCCTCTTCCTGTCGGCGCCGCGGGTGATCTACCGCCTCTACCGCAATCAGCGGGACCTGCGCCGTTCCAGCAAGATGAGCGCAAGGCCCGCCCGGCGGGTGTTCCTCCTCGGCGCAACGGACGAAGCCGATGCCTTCGTCAAGGCGCTGGCCGAGCGCTCGCGCTCGACCTTCGTCGTCGAGGCGATCATCGACGAGCGGGGCCGCAGGACCGGTCGCTTCATCCGAAGCGTGCCGATCGTCGCCTACGACAAGCTGCCGGAAATTCTCAAGCGGCTGGAGGATCAGGGACGGCGCCCCAACGCGATCATCCTCGCCCGGCCGCGCCATGAGATCGAGCAGCACATCTCGATTTCAGACCTCATCGCGTTTGGGGCGGAGAACGGGCTGGAGCTGCTGCGCCTTCCCGACATGCTCGACATGCACGATCTCGACGAGATCGTCGCCAAGCCCCTGCAGCTCGAGGACCTGCTGCAGCGCCGGCCGATCAAGCTGGACAGCGGGCTGATCGAGACGATGATCGAGGGACGCAAGGTCCTGATCACCGGGGCCGGGGGCTCGATCGGCTCCGAACTCGCCCGCCAGATCGCCGCGTTCAACCCGTCCATGCTGGTGCTGCTCGATGCCAGCGAATTCCTGCTCTACTCCGTCGATGCCGACGTCCGGACGCTGTTCCCGAACATTCCGAGCCGCGCCGTCCTGTGCAACGTGCGCGAGAGCGACGCCCTGGACCGGCTGATGCAGGAGCTGCGGCCCGACGTCGTGTTCCACGCCGCCGCCCTCAAGCACGTGCCGCTGGTCGAGGCGCAGCCGCTCGAGGGCGTCCACACCAACACGCTGGGCACGCGCAACGTCGCCCTGGCGGCGATCCGCGCCAATGTCAGCGCCGTGGTCCAGATCTCGACCGACAAGGCGGTCAATCCCACCAGCGTCATGGGCGCCTCCAAGCGGATGGCCGAAATGTTCTGCCAGGCCATGGACCTCAACCCCGAAGTGGGAAGCACCCGCTTCATGACGGTGCGCTTCGGCAACGTCCTCGGATCGGCAGGCTCAGTCGTGCCGCTGTTCGAGAAGCAGCTGAAGGCCGGCGGGCCGCTGACCGTCACCCATCCGGAGATCGAGCGCTACTTCATGACCATCCCGGAGGCTTGCGTGCTGGTCCTCCAGTCGGCCGCCTACGGCCTAGCCCACCCCAAGGAGCGCGGCCGCATCTTCGTGCTCGACATGGGCGCACCGGTGAAGATCATCGACCTGGCGCGCAACCTCATCCGGCTGTCCGGCTTGCGGCCGGATACCGACGTCAAGATCGTCTACACCGGCCTGCGCCAGGGCGAGAAGATGTTCGAGGAGCTCTTCGACCGCGAGGAGGCGATCGTCCAGGTGGACGCGGACGGTATCCTGATGGCATTTCCCCGCGCGATCGACGGCGGGTTCGTCACCCGCAGCTTCGACGAGATGCAGCGCCTCGTCGACCGGCAGGATTGCCCCGGCGCCCTGCGCCTGCTCGCCCTGGCGGTACCCGAGTACATGCCGGGACGAGAAGCCGAAGGCGCCATCAACAGCCTGCCGACCGACCGCCCGATCCAGCCGACCGGTATGCACTGA
- a CDS encoding DUF2934 domain-containing protein, translating into MRRSDEAEIIRTLAYEIWEREGRPTGREHEHWAEANREYARLYPPEPPAERSVDERRNWDPTVAERQEAEALRRALWTPEPYSPELFGSGERRVALRRRRARYPVTGQSPASPISPA; encoded by the coding sequence ATGCGCAGGAGCGACGAGGCGGAGATCATCCGCACCCTTGCCTATGAGATCTGGGAGCGGGAAGGCCGCCCGACGGGGCGGGAGCACGAGCACTGGGCGGAGGCCAATCGCGAGTACGCCCGGCTCTACCCGCCCGAGCCGCCGGCCGAGCGGTCAGTCGACGAACGGCGCAACTGGGATCCGACTGTCGCGGAGCGCCAGGAGGCCGAGGCGCTGCGGCGGGCGCTCTGGACGCCGGAGCCCTATTCGCCCGAACTCTTCGGGTCCGGCGAACGCCGCGTCGCCCTGCGGCGTCGGCGCGCGCGCTATCCGGTCACCGGACAGTCGCCTGCAAGCCCGATCTCTCCGGCCTAG